From a region of the Castanea sativa cultivar Marrone di Chiusa Pesio chromosome 10, ASM4071231v1 genome:
- the LOC142613490 gene encoding uncharacterized protein LOC142613490 has translation MSSIDNFEQLGNSFLHHFVGEWQPKRLADHLLTIRQGEKETLRSYVTCFTRETLEVDEADDKVQLMTFKAGLKSREFMVSLVKNPPKTMAEMLLKAQKYMNVEDALAAIEGIDKPKKNRKKKEDDRRGQKKEQTDSQIKDEHYLKWPRSLHSSPNVCDNRKYCCFHKDHGHYSEDCKNLKKQIEELIRKARLQKFVKKGDSSRSRDDNKGQQEAS, from the exons ATGTCATCCATCGACAACTTTGAGCAGCTAGGCAATTCTTTCCTCCATCACTTCGTCGGCGAATGGCAACCGAAAAGGCTGGCAGACCATTTGCTTACCATCAGACAAGGAGAAAAAGAGACCCTGAGGTCGTATGTAACGTGTTTCACTCGAGAAACTTTGGAGGTGGACGAAGCAGATGATAAAGTACAACTGATGACCTTCAAAGCTGGGTTGAAGTCCAGGGAGTTCATGGTCTCTCTCGTGAAGAATCCTCCTAAGACAATGGCTGAAATGCTCTTGAAGGCGCAGAAATACATGAATGTTGAGGACGCCCTGGCAGCAATTGAAGGAATAGATAAGCCCAAGAAGAACAGGAAAAAGAAGGAGGACGACCGAAGAGGACAAAAAAAGGAACAGACAGACT CGCAAATTAAAGACGAACACTACCTCAAATGGCCTAGGTCGTTACACTCGTCACCCAACGTGTGTGACAATAGGAAATACTGTTGTTTCCACAAGGATCATGGACACTACTCAGAGGACTGCAAAAACCTGAAGAAGCAGATAGAGGAGCTCATACGAAAAGCGAGGTTGCAGAAATTTGTAAAGAAGGGAGATTCCAGTAGATCTAGGGATGATAACAAGGGCCAACAGGAAGCTTCTTAG
- the LOC142613491 gene encoding uncharacterized protein LOC142613491 translates to MWIDEQGCHDTAKSAWEAIFVDPPITGVMQNVDTCKTQLQAWSKKSFCNVVNTLSGRKKNLKKAEEAAVKGGSVEFFLQLKAEASQQFRRNNISEFRDSQGTLASGDEEVSVMIVWRLIHDKESLFYRVFKAKYFPNSLILEAKPSTGSFSWKSMLWFRDLIEKGAIQRIGSGESVRIYEDAWLPSPEGRISSPALHLAPDSTVDSLINSTTGWWNINLIDFCFYPPEAKLIKSRPPQPDTLVWRAEKSGNYSVKSGYKLLCELHTLDTNRPQVSESQRGFWKSIWKLKVPQDQAFSSEDSVCPRCSGESETVVHALWSCACIKVVWETDFDWVDRSSATSDSFLDVYKKSDPNLPYYPCLQRRLGHFGIREINLASKKTPCPFAILLVLQRTTSANSGAGKSSFPQTMGCSSQVATSCSGLGEDKMYGESDKAGIGVVIRNSEGQVLAALSEQIVKPPTVEILELLAARRAVTFTAELGHAQFVCEGDSESVVNSLKGSGMENSRGGHLIRDIISQSNSFQSISFAHVGRQGNAVAHALAQRARQSFSSQIWLECVPLNIISFVLDDCPNS, encoded by the exons ATGTGGATTGATGAGCAAGGATGCCACGACACTGCTAAAAGTGCTTGGGAAGCCATCTTCGTGGACCCACCTATAACCGGAGTTATGCAGAATGTGGATACGTGTAAAACCCAGCTGCAAGCTTGGAGTAAGAAGTCTTTTTGCAATGTAGTTAACACTTTGTCTGGGAGAAAAAAGAATCTGAAAAAAGCGGAAGAGGCAGCAGTGAAAGGTGGGAGTGTAGAGTTTTTTCTTCAGTTAAAAGCTGAG GCTTCACAGCAATTCCGGCGAAACAACATTTCAGAATTCAGAGACTCACAAGGCACATTGGCCTCGGGTGATGAAGAGGTTTCGGTGATGATT GTGTGGAGATTGATACATGATAAGGAGTCTCTATTTTATAGAGTTTTTAAGGCGAAGTATTTTCCAAATAGCTTAATTTTGGAAGCTAAACCTTCTACCGGCTCTTTCTCATGGAAGAGTATGCTGTGGTTCAGGGATTTAATTGAAAAAGGAGCCATCCAGAGAATCGGTAGCGGTGAATCTGTTCGGATATATGAAGATGCTTGGCTACCAAGTCCTGAAGGCAGAATCAGCTCTCCAGCTTTACACCTAGCACCAGATTCCACTGTGGATTCTCTGATAAATTCTACAACAGGTTGGTGGAACATCAAtctaattgatttttgtttttatccaCCTGAAGCAAAACTTATCAAGTCTCGTCCCCCACAGCCTGATACCTTAGTTTGGAGAGCAGAAAAATCGGGCAACTACTCAGTGAAGTCAGGTTATAAACTTCTCTGTGAACTTCATACTCTTGATACAAATCGACCACAAGTCTCAGAATCACAGAGGGGTTTTTGGAAAAGCATCTGGAAGTTGAAGGTCCCACAAGATCAAGCATTTTCTTCGGAAG ATTCGGTTTGTCCTCGCTGCTCTGGAGAATCGGAGACTGTTGTGCATGCTTTGTGGAGTTGTGCCTGCATCAAAGTGGTCTGGGAAACTGATTTCGACTGGGTGGATAGGAGCTCAGCAACTTCTGATTCTTTCTTGGATGTATACAAAAAATCCGATCCAAACCTGCCTTACTATCCTTGTTTGCAGCGACGGCTTGGTCACTTTGGTATCAGAGAAATAAATCTCGCCTCCAAGAAAACCCCCTGCCCCTTCGCAATATTGCTGGTTTTGCAAAGAACTACCTCAGCGAATTCAGGGGCTGGAAAATCCTCCTTCCCACAAACGATGGGCTGTTCCTCACAGGTGGCTACCTCCTGTAGCGGGCTTGGTGAAGACAAAATGTACGGAGAGTCAGACAAAGCGGGAATAGGTGTGGTAATTCGGAATAGTGAGGGTCAGGTGTTGGCTGCCCTATCCGAGCAGATTGTGAAACCTCCAACAGTGGAAATCCTGGAGCTTCTTGCTGCCCGGCGAGCTGTCACTTTTACTGCAGAATTGGGTCATGCTCAGTTTGTTTGCGAAGGTGATTCTGAATCTGTTGTCAACTCATTAAAGGGATCAGGCATGGAAAATTCTAGGGGAGGGCATCTCATCAGGGATATCATATCTCAATCAAACTCATTTCAGAGTATTTCTTTCGCTCATGTAGGTCGGCAAGGCAATGCAGTTGCACATGCCTTAGCCCAACGAGCGAGACAATCTTTTTCTTCGCAAATCTGGTTGGAGTGTGTTCCACTGAATATTATCTCTTTTGTTTTGGATGATTGTCCCAATTCTTGA